The Anaerolineales bacterium region TTGACCGCGCATCTCCGCCAGCGCAACCTGCGTCAAGCGCTGGAGATCTTCCAATTGGCGCCGCGCTTGCGAAGGCTTGCGATCCAACAGGATTCGAGCCGACCGCGCGTTGAGGGCTATGCTGAATAAGACCTGCGAAACTGAGTCGTGCAGATCGCGAGCAATTCGATTGCGTTCGTTCATAATCGCTAAATCCTCGGCTTCAGCGGCATATTTTTGCAGTTGCTCGTGCAGGGATTCGAGGTCGTTTAGTATGGCCTGACTTTCGTTGCGGGCAAACTCGGTCTCGCGATTAATGACGATATACGCCGCAACGCCGAAACTGCCCGCGATGGGCATCAACGCGCGAGCCAGTCCTTCCAACGCCCCAAAATGAAAGATGAGCGGTCCAGCCAGTGAGATGGCAAAAAGTCCCGTCCATACCCAGAGGCTATTGCCGGTAAAGGTCAATGCCGCCTGAAACGCAAGCAAAACAAAAAGCGCAGCCGCGGCGCCCAGTTCAGGGTCAAGCCAAAGCGCTAGCGCGGCAATCGCCGACTGAACCGCAAAGTATGAATGTAAAAACCCAAAACGGAGAGATCGTAACCGCATCATAACGGTAAATAGAATCAGATAGGCGACTCTCAACCCCAAAGACCAGAGACGATGCTCAGGTTGGATTGGAGAAAACAAGGCTTGTGAAAACTCCGCAACAATAACCAGATAAGCGGCTATGACGGATATTCCCCCAAAACGAAAAGGCGCAACGGACTGAGAGGAGCGTGAGGTCATGTCAGTTTATTTTTTATTGCGTAAATCGCCAACTGTGTGCGGTCGGTTAAATTTAGCTTACGCAGAATATTGCTCACATGCGTTTTAACCGTCTTGTCGCTGATAAACAACGCTCGCGCGATCGCCTGGTTGCTTTGTCCCTGTCCGATCAGGCGCGCCACATCCCGCTCACGTTCTGTGAGATCCGCCGCCGGGTTGGGCGCCCCGCCAGCGGAATCAGGTTGACGAATAATCTGCCCGATTAATTTCCCGGTGATCTCGTGATTCAAACGGACCTCGCCGCGATGCACTGCTCGGATGACCTCGACGAGATCCTCGGGCGTCACATCTTTCAAAAGATAACTGGAGGCGCCGGCCTGAATAGCGGGCAGGATTTTGTCCTCTTCGGTGAAACTGGTTAATGCAATCACTTTGACGCCTGCATTCGCCGTTTTGACCTGGCGAATGGTTTCGATGCCATCCATGAGCGGCATGACCAAATCGATCAGCATCACATTTGGCTTCCGCCGACGACACAGTTCCACGGCGGTTATGCCATCGCCCGCCTCGCCAACCACCGTCAGATCCTCGTGCAATTCCAGGAAAGTTCTCAATCCCTGCCGAACCATTTGGTGGTCGTCTACGATGAGCACTTTTATTTTTTCTGCCTGTGGTCTCATAGCGAAGCGCCTCTCAATTCTTTTCGATATGAATATTGACGCCGGACCCGGGCAAGGCTGCGACCCGTAAATTCCATCCGATTTCAGCCGCGCGTTCTCTCATGCCGGTCAGCCCAACGCCGTTCCCATTTGCAATGCGCCTCAAATCAAAACCTTGTCCCTGATCTGAGATTTCGACCCACAGAGGCTCAGTCAAGTGCAGGCGAATCGCCGCCTGAGTCGAACCGGAATGTTTAATTATATTATTCAGGGCTTCTTGAACGATGCGAAAAAGCGCGCGCTCTTCCAGAGGAGTCAGCGGCGCATTGCCTTCTATATCCAAAGCAACGGATAAGTTTCCAAACCGTTGAAGGTCAACAACATGCTGACGGATGGCTGTCGCCAATCCATTTGAGGCAGGGTGATTCGGGTTTAGTTCATAGATCAAAGCCTGCATCTCGACAATCGAACTCTGCGCCAGTTGATTCAAGCGCTCCAACTGTTCCCGCACGCGCTTAATATCAATGTCGAAAAGCATGAGCGCCGATTGCGTAGTGAGGGTCATGGTAAAGATTGTCTGTGTGACCGAATCGTGCAACTCTAACGCCAGATGGCGACGTTCGCGCGCTGCCGCCAGTTGTTGAATCCGGTATGAATATTCTTGCAATTGTCTGTTGGCGTCCTGACGCCGACGCATCAGAGATTGGTTGTGCTCATAAGCCTCGTGTGCGCGCCGCATCGCCAGAGCATACGAAGCCAGCAGGACGCTCCCAAAGATATAGATGAACGCAAAAGCAATCCCTCCTAAAAAACCATAGGCATATACCAATGGAAAAATCATCAGAACGGCAAATAAGCCGATCCACGCCGCAGCCGCCTTTGGGTTAATCCATTGCATGATCTGCATGCTGAGAATGCCGAAGAGGGCGGCAAAATAATCTTCACCTTTTGCCAGATATAACAACGCCATAATCAGTATGGATTGAAAGATTAAATATACAGGTAAACACCAACGGCGCTTGGGAATAATCGTCGCCGTTACGCTAGTCAACAACCAGCATCCCAATAACCCCAGCAGTGAATGGAAGCGCGGATCATCTCGATAGGTGACCAACATGCGTAACGCAATCGCCCCGAACAGAGAAGCGGCGGTCAGATAAAACACCCAAATATGCGCCCAACCGGAAAAGCGCTTCATACCGATATTATATGACACAATAGATCATCTAAATATCCCGAGCGGGAGAATCGAATCTAACCATCAAGCAGGCAGTGGAACTAATCCTCTCGCGCAGATTTGAATCAAATCGCGTCTTGCGAGGAAGTACACGCTTTGCAGTCGTCCGAAGATGATGTATATAGCACGTTATGTAGTATGAAATACAATTTGTGGAACGGTTGTATGCCTGTATAAATTTCGTCCCGCTTGGAACGCCCGCTCAATAAAAACGAAATCGCCAGTAATGAGACGAACACCCCTGTGAGCAGGGGTGTTTTCGTTCAACTACAGAACATTACGCAACAGCGCCACTGATTTCTGTACCCCGACCAGGGGCGGCAGGTTGAAGTCTTCATGTTCGATGCTCAGAACATCGTCGTATCCGTTTTGCTTCAACTGAACGACAAAATCACGCCACCAAAGTTCGGAATGCCCATAACCCAGAGTCACGTAATTCCAGGAACGTTCAGCGACACGGTCATTGGGCTTGGTTTCCAATAAGGTGTTGATCTCGCTGTTGTGGGGATCAATGCGCGTGTCTTTGGCATGGACGTGGTAAATCGCGCCTTGCAAGTAGCGAATGGCGCGCAGTGGATCGCCTCCCATCCACAGCGCGTGACTCGGATCGAAATTGACTCCCACCATTTCGCCGACAGAATCACGAAGTTTGAGGAGCGTCTCTGTGTTGTACACGAGTTGATGCCCATGCTGTTCTACACAGATCTTTTCGATTCCCTGTTCACGAGCAAACTTCACAAGGTCGCGCCAGTATGGGATGGCAACCTCTTCCCATTGATAACGCAGGATTTCGTGGCATTCCGGGGGCCAGGCTGTCGTGATCCAATTCGCATTTTGGTCGCCCGGTCCGCCGGGCAAGCCAGACATCATCACGATGCGATGAACGTCGAGGAGCCGCGCCAGTTTCATCGTCGCGCGAATGACGCGGGCGTGTGACTCTCCACGCTTGCCTGGCGCCAGTTGATTCCCGGAGCAATTCAGCGCATCGATCTCCAAACCGTGATCGTGAATCTTAGCGAGGAAGGTCTGTCTTTCCGATTCCTTTTCCACGAGAAGATTCAGATTTACGTGCGGCGCAGAGGACCAGCCTCCGCAACAAAACTCCAAAGTCTCAATGCCCAGATCGGCTGACGATTTCAGCATTTCATCGAATGGCAAATGCCCCAAACTGTCTGTGTTTAAACCGATTCGCATATGGCTACCGATCCACTTCTGTGTCGAATTCGCTCACGCGTACCCAGCGACGCTCTCTGCAAGAAACATCCACAGCGTCGATGACTTTATTTACTTGATAAGCAAAGCGCACATCGGGTTGCGCAGGCTGTCCCAGCGCCACAGCCGTGACGAGATCATGCGCTTCGATGATCTTCTGATCGTTGTAGCCCAGCCCAATCCCAGCCAACCCAAAAAAGGCTTTGTAGCCGGGATGTTCCGGTCCAATGTAAACCGTTTTATAACCCTTCTCGCGCTCGGCATCTGAGTCGCGATACAGTTGGATCTCGTTCATTCGCTCCTGAGTGTAAAACAAACTGCCTTTCGTGCCTTGTATCTCATATCCCAGCCCGAGTTTGCGACCCATGCCGATACGACTCGTGCCAATCGTTCCGACGGCTCCATTCTCGAAACGGATGAGAAACTCCGTGATGTCTTCGTTTTCGACGACACGCTTCTCTCCGCCATTTTGAGCGGTTGACGCGTACCCAGAGCCGCTCGCCGGGACGATTCTTTCTTTGATCCTTATCGCATTCAGCCCGCATACTTCGGCGATATCGCCCACCAAAAATTGCGCAAAGGCGATCGTGTGTGAACCTAAATCTCCCAACGCGCCTGTCCCTGCTTGCGCGCGATCCATTCGCCAGCTAAATGGGATATTCGGGTTGGCAA contains the following coding sequences:
- a CDS encoding histidine kinase dimerization/phosphoacceptor domain-containing protein, with product MTSRSSQSVAPFRFGGISVIAAYLVIVAEFSQALFSPIQPEHRLWSLGLRVAYLILFTVMMRLRSLRFGFLHSYFAVQSAIAALALWLDPELGAAAALFVLLAFQAALTFTGNSLWVWTGLFAISLAGPLIFHFGALEGLARALMPIAGSFGVAAYIVINRETEFARNESQAILNDLESLHEQLQKYAAEAEDLAIMNERNRIARDLHDSVSQVLFSIALNARSARILLDRKPSQARRQLEDLQRLTQVALAEMRGQITQLRLKSD
- a CDS encoding response regulator transcription factor, with protein sequence MRPQAEKIKVLIVDDHQMVRQGLRTFLELHEDLTVVGEAGDGITAVELCRRRKPNVMLIDLVMPLMDGIETIRQVKTANAGVKVIALTSFTEEDKILPAIQAGASSYLLKDVTPEDLVEVIRAVHRGEVRLNHEITGKLIGQIIRQPDSAGGAPNPAADLTERERDVARLIGQGQSNQAIARALFISDKTVKTHVSNILRKLNLTDRTQLAIYAIKNKLT
- a CDS encoding sensor histidine kinase, with product MLVTYRDDPRFHSLLGLLGCWLLTSVTATIIPKRRWCLPVYLIFQSILIMALLYLAKGEDYFAALFGILSMQIMQWINPKAAAAWIGLFAVLMIFPLVYAYGFLGGIAFAFIYIFGSVLLASYALAMRRAHEAYEHNQSLMRRRQDANRQLQEYSYRIQQLAAARERRHLALELHDSVTQTIFTMTLTTQSALMLFDIDIKRVREQLERLNQLAQSSIVEMQALIYELNPNHPASNGLATAIRQHVVDLQRFGNLSVALDIEGNAPLTPLEERALFRIVQEALNNIIKHSGSTQAAIRLHLTEPLWVEISDQGQGFDLRRIANGNGVGLTGMRERAAEIGWNLRVAALPGSGVNIHIEKN
- a CDS encoding sugar phosphate isomerase/epimerase, encoding MRIGLNTDSLGHLPFDEMLKSSADLGIETLEFCCGGWSSAPHVNLNLLVEKESERQTFLAKIHDHGLEIDALNCSGNQLAPGKRGESHARVIRATMKLARLLDVHRIVMMSGLPGGPGDQNANWITTAWPPECHEILRYQWEEVAIPYWRDLVKFAREQGIEKICVEQHGHQLVYNTETLLKLRDSVGEMVGVNFDPSHALWMGGDPLRAIRYLQGAIYHVHAKDTRIDPHNSEINTLLETKPNDRVAERSWNYVTLGYGHSELWWRDFVVQLKQNGYDDVLSIEHEDFNLPPLVGVQKSVALLRNVL
- a CDS encoding Gfo/Idh/MocA family oxidoreductase; the encoded protein is MKNIHIGLIGTGGMGKAHATAFTNVPLVFGNEPGRPVLEIVADVDAKALERWAGEFGFARWTTNWRDVVEDPRVDVVDITTPNALHAEMAIAAAQAGKHIYCEKPLATTSADAARIVAAVEKSGVISIVGFNYLKNPAQAFARQLIESGDLGEITLFRGTFDQDFLANPNIPFSWRMDRAQAGTGALGDLGSHTIAFAQFLVGDIAEVCGLNAIRIKERIVPASGSGYASTAQNGGEKRVVENEDITEFLIRFENGAVGTIGTSRIGMGRKLGLGYEIQGTKGSLFYTQERMNEIQLYRDSDAEREKGYKTVYIGPEHPGYKAFFGLAGIGLGYNDQKIIEAHDLVTAVALGQPAQPDVRFAYQVNKVIDAVDVSCRERRWVRVSEFDTEVDR